GTGGGGATCGCCGGCCCGATGCCGGCCGCCGGCTGCGCGCACTACGTCCGCGCGATGGCGCACGAGGCGTGGGTGCTGGGCGGAGGCCGCGCGCTGATGGTGTACGGCGGGCCCGGTCACACGACGTACATCGGCTGCCTGACCTGCTCGAACGGGGACCGGGACTCCGTGTTCGCGGCAGGCGGCACCTACAACGGCGCGAACTACGGCCCGAGCATCGTGAACGCGGGCAGCGTGTTCGTCTCGCCCTATTCGGACTACAGCGCGTGCAACCCGTTCGCCACTGACCCGCCGGTCATCGTGGACGAGCGGGGCACCGTCTACGGCAGGCTGACCGTCAGCCAGTGGCGCACCGACGGTCCGGCGATGGATCAGCTGCGCGCGTGGATCATCGGGGCCTGCGCGGGAGGAGGAGCGTGAGGACGACCTGAGTCCCGGAGCGGCGTCGCCGGGCACCTTGGCGGTGTCCGCCGCTCCGTCCTCCCCGGGCCCCGTTCCTACCTCAAGAACCTCAGCACCACCAGCAGGATGATGGCCCCCACGACCGAGAGGATGAAGCCGTGCGGGTGGATCTTCGCCCCCGGCGCCGGCTTGTGGATCATGTGGCCGATGTAGCCGCCGATGATGGACCCC
The Gemmatimonadales bacterium genome window above contains:
- a CDS encoding GlsB/YeaQ/YmgE family stress response membrane protein yields the protein MFHIIWYVVVGFVVGLVARAILPGADHMGFILTTVVGIAGSIIGGYIGHMIHKPAPGAKIHPHGFILSVVGAIILLVVLRFLR